A genomic segment from Aegilops tauschii subsp. strangulata cultivar AL8/78 chromosome 1, Aet v6.0, whole genome shotgun sequence encodes:
- the LOC109733528 gene encoding abscisic acid receptor PYL10, giving the protein MEQQPVAAAAMEPEVPAGLGLTAAEYAQLLPTVEAYHRYAVGPGQCSSLVAQRIEAPPAAVWAIVRRFDCPQVYKHFIRSCALRPDPEAGDELRPGRLREVSVISGLPASTSTERLDLLDDARRAFGFTITGGEHRLRNYRSVTTVSELSPAAPAEICTVVLESYVVDVPDGNSEEDTRLFADTVVRLNLQKLKSVAEANAAAAAATPAPPAE; this is encoded by the coding sequence ATGGAGCAGCAGcctgtggcggcggcggcgatggagcCGGAGGTACCGGCGGGGCTTGGGCTGACGGCCGCGGAGTACGCGCAGCTGCTGCCCACGGTGGAGGCGTACCACCGGTACGCCGTGGGGCCAGGCCAATGCTCCTCTCTCGTGGCGCAGCGTATCGAGGCGCCGCCAGCCGCCGTCTGGGCCATCGTCCGCCGCTTCGACTGCCCCCAGGTGTACAAGCACTTCATCCGCAGCTGCGCGCTCCGCCCAGACCCCGaggccggcgacgagctccgcccgGGCCGCCTCCGCGAGGTCAGCGTCATCTCCGGCCTCCCCGCCAGCACCAGCACCGAGCGCctcgacctcctcgatgacgcgCGCAGGGCCTTCGGCTTCACCATCACCGGCGGCGAGCACCGCCTCCGCAACTACCGGTCCGTCACCACCGTCTCCGAGCTCTCCCCGGCCGCGCCCGCCGAGATCTGCACCGTCGTCCTCGAGTCCTACGTCGTCGACGTCCCCGACGGCAACAGCGAGGAGGACACGCGCCTCTTCGCGGACACCGTCGTCAGGCTCAACCTCCAGAAGCTCAAGTCCGTCGCCGAGGCCAACGCCGCTGCCGCCGCGGCCACGCCCGCGCCGCCGGCAGAATAA